TAGGTGCCTTCACAATCCAGAAGTTCAAAGGATGTTCCGGAAAGTCCTTTTCTTAAAAAATCTCTTTTCTCCTGAAAGAACTGATTAAGGTGAATATAATGCTCATCGTTTTTCATGTATTCCGCTAAAGCAAGCTGAATAGGAGTGTTTACACAGAAAACATTGAATTGGTGTACCTTTCGGAACTCATCAGTTAAAGCTTTAGGTGCAGCACAATACCCTACTTTCCAGCCTGTAACATGGAAAAGCTTTCCAAATGAGGCTACAAGAAGACATCTTTCCTTTAGTTCGGGATATTTACAAATACTTAAATGCTGTTTTCCGTCAAATACAATGTTTTCATATACTTCATCACTTAAAATAAGAATAGAAGTATCCTTTACCAATTGAATAAGCTCTTGAATATCTTGCTCTTTTAATATCTTTCCTGATGGATTATTCGGATTATTAAGGATAATCATTTTGGTTTTCTCACTGATCAGATTCTTTACAACATTCCAATCAATTTCATAATCGGGTGCCTTCATTTCGAACCGCTTTACAATGCCACCAAAAAGTTCAACGGTAGGTTCGTAGCAGTCGTAAGCCGGTTCAAAAATAATAACTTCATCCTCTTTCTTGATAAAAGCGGCAATTGCTGTAAAAATAGCCTGAGTTCCACCCGCCGTAACGGTTATTTCTGAATCCGGATGATAGGTAGTTTGGTGGCTGTTCTCAATTTTTCTTGCGATTTCTTCCTTTAAACCAATCATTCCGCCTAATGGTGCATATTGATTGAATCCTTTTTTTACAAAGTGATCTACGTAGTTTAATAACTCAGAATCCGGCATGAAATCCGGAAACCCCTGAGAAAGATTAATGGCTTCATTTTCATTGGCAAGCTGTGTCATTTGGCTGAAAATAGTAGTTCCCACATTGGAAAGCTTTGATAAAGGAAGTTGTATCATAAAAAACAGATTTTGTTGATACCGAATTTAATGAATTATTTAAATAACTCATTAAAATAGTTTGTATGTTGGAAAATACAGAGGTACAAGGAATTATTTTGGTGGCTTTATTTTAAGGCGCAAAAGAATCAAAGATTCTCGGCAAGAAATATATTTTCTAATAGGTTTTTATATTATCCAGAAGAAGCAGCCCATTTTTTAGCAATCATTTACGAAATCTGTATAATCTACGAGAGATAAAATCCCAGCGTCTTACCATCGATTAAATCTAAAGAAAACTTGCGTCTTCATGTTTTCTAACAAATCCCCTTAGTATTTTCAGTAGTAAAAAAATAAACAATTGTTTAAATAATAATACTTTTTGCTTTTAAATATGTCGGGTGATGCTTACATTTGTTATGCTAAAAATAGTTTAAAGCCAATGATCATGAAAATTAAGAGGATAGAGTTTCCGGCAAGATCCATTTTGTCTCAAGGAAAAGAAAAGTTTGATTATGTAGATAGTTTTGAGGGTGGTCTGGTAGGTAACGGGCAGAATTTCGATATTACACAAATCGGAAAAGCTTTTTTTACAAGCAGCCCAAAATGGGGGAAGAAAATGTTTGCTTTCAGAAATAAAGTGGTAAGGTTATTCGGGTTAAAAACTGGTGAAAAGGTTGATCCTGTTACAGAATCCGACAGTTTTACCTGTGAAGTGGGAGAGCGAATAGGGCTTTTTAAAGTTTTTAATAAAACCAATAATGAAATTATTCTTGGGGAAGATGATAAGCATCTGGACTTCAGAATTTCTCTTTTATTTGATAAAAACCAAGGTGGGCAGGATGAAAATGCTTTAACAATTTCCACTACTGTGAAATTCCATAATTGGCTGGGAGTCCTATACTTTTTGCCTGTGCGTCCTTTTCATCAGCTCATTGTTCCTGCTATGCTTAAAAATATCATAGTCCAACTGGAAAGTACTCCATCATAATATTGAAGGGTAAATGTTGGGCGATAGACATTTATCCTTTATTTTTCATCTACTTAAGTCTACTTTTTTGTAATGCAAATCCGGATTTCAGGAAGAATGTTGATAAAAAAATGAAGACGAAAATTCGGATAATTTTGGACAATTTCGTACTTTTGTATGTTTGCTGAAATCATATATGTCACAAGAAATAAATCCAACCTACTCCGAAGATAATATCAGAACCCTCGATTGGCAGGAACATATCCGTTTGCGCCCCGGCATGTACATCGGGAAGCTCGGTGACGGTTCTTCTGCCGATGATGGTATTTACATTTTACTTAAAGAAATCCTGGACAACTCTATTGATGAGTTTAGGATGAGATCCGGTAAAAGAATTGAAATAAAGCTGGATGACGGCAAGGTTACGATCCGTGACTTTGGTCGTGGAATTCCGCTGGGGAAAGTCGTAGATGCCGTTTCCAAAATGAATACCGGAGGTAAATACGATAGTAAGGCGTTCAAGAAATCTGTCGGACTGAATGGGGTGGGTACCAAAGCTGTAAATGCCCTTTCAGAGTATTTCAGAGTACGTTCTTTCCGTGATGGAAAAATGAAGGTAGCGGAGTTTTCCCGCGGTATGATCAAAGAAAACTTTGATGAAAAAGAGACCTCAGACAGAAACGGAACTGAAATTTCATTTATTCCCGATGGAGAAATCTTCCTGCACTTCAAATACAGAAAAGAGTATATCGAAAGAATGCTCCGAAACTATGCGTATCTGAATCCGGGACTGAAAATATTATTCAATGGGGAAACCTATTTTTCTGAAAATGGGTTGAAAGACCTTTTGGAAGAAGAGCTGGAAAGTGATATTCTTTATCCGATCGTTCACTTAAAAGATGAGGATATTGAAGTGGCCATTACCCATTCTGATAAATCACAGACAGAAACTTATTTTTCATTTGTTAACGGACAGAATACAACACAAGGTGGTACTCACCTTAATGCTTTCCGTGAGGCATATGTGAAAACAATTCGTGAGTTTTTTAATAAGAATTTTGACGCTTCTGATATCAGAAAATCAATTATTGCAGCAATTTCCATCAATGTGGAAGAGCCGGTTTTTGAATCTCAGACTAAAACTAAACTAGGTTCCAATGATATGGGGCCAAACGGTCCTACCGTAAGAACTTTCATTATTGATTTTCTGAAAAGCAAATTAGATAATTTCTTACACAAGAACCCTGAAATAGCAGAAGCAATCCAGCGAAAGATTCTGATCTCTGAGAGAGAGAGAAAAGAACTTTCCGGAATCCAGAAACTGGCAAGAGAAAGAGCTAAAAAAGTATCTCTTCATAATAAAAAACTGCGTGACTGCAGACAACATTATAACGATCAGAAAGCTGAAAGAAAAGGAGATACACAGATCTTTATTACCGAGGGAGATTCCGCATCAGGATCCATCACCAAATCAAGAGATGTAGAAACCCAGGCGGTATTCTCATTAAAAGGAAAACCTTTGAATTGCTATGGTCTTACGAAAAAAGTGGTGTATGAGAATGAGGAGTTCAACCTTCTTCAGGCAGCTTTAAATATTGAAGAAAGTTTAGAAGACCTAAGATATAACCAGGTTATCATTGCAACCGATGCCGATGTCGATGGAATGCACATCCGCTTGTTGATGATCACATTCTTCCTGCAATTCTTCCCGGATCTGATTAAAAATAATCACCTTTATATCCTTCAGACCCCATTATTTAGGGTTAGAAATAAAAAAGAAACCAGATATTGTTATTCAGAAGCGGAAAGAGTAAAAGCATTAAATGACCTTGGAAAGAATCCTGAAATTACCCGATTCAAAGGATTGGGAGAGATCTCTCCGGATGAATTTAAGCATTTCATTGGTAAAGACATCCGTTTAGAACCCGTGGTAATAGGGAAAGATCAAACTATAGATCAGTTATTGGAATTTTATATGGGTAAAAATACACCAGATAGACAAACTTTCATTCTTGAGAACTTGGTAGTGGAAGATGACTCTGATATTGATAAGAAACACATTCTTGATGAAGTAAGCAGCTAATAACTGAAGAACACCATATAAGAATCACAATGAGATTAAGTAACCGTAGTAAAGCATCATTTTATAACTTTATACACACATTGCTGCTGATGATCGCAGTATTTGGAATAGTAGGATTTGTAGTCAATAAGTACAGATTTCATGCATTAGGGAACGAAAGCTACCTGATGATTGTAGTTCCCCTATTATTGCTTTTCATATTTCATTTTAATGGAAGACAGATCTTTGAATATGATAGCGATGGGGAAGCATTGCATTTTAAGAACAGGAATATCATTCCTTTTTTAAGCAAAGCTCTCCACGATGAATTTCCAAAATATAAGCTGATAAAATATGATGTAGTCAGTATTTTTTTCATCAAGAGATTATACATTACAGTATCAAGTAAGAATAATGGGTCTACCATTCTGAAATATCAGATTTCTTATTTGACCAGAAAAGAAGTAAACGATTTAAAACTCTCTCTGAATAAAGTTGTAAAAGCTAATAAAGAGAAAAAAGATTAATATAACAGATGACGACAGAAGAATATTCGCATGAGGGTGACAGCTTAAAGAAGGTTTCCGGTCTCTATAAAGACTGGTTTCTGGATTATGCTTCCTATGTAATTTTGGATAGGGCTATTCCTTCGATATTTGACGGGCTGAAGCCTGTTCAGCGAAGAATTATGCACTCTATGCGGGAACTGGAAGATGGCCGTTACAATAAAGTGGCCAATATCGTGGGAAATACCATGAAGTATCACCCTCATGGTGATGCCTCCATTACTGATGCCATGGTGCAGGTTGGGCAAAAAGAATTGCTGATTGATACCCAGGGAAACTGGGGGAATATCTATACAGGAGATTCTGCAGCAGCAGCAAGGTATATTGAAGCGAGACTGACTCCTTTTGCCCTGGAAGTTGTCTTTAATCCTAAAACGACAGAATGGACAAAATCCTATGATGGTAGAAATAACGAGCCCATTGATCTTCCGGTAAAATTTCCTTTGCTTCTGGCTCAGGGAGTAGAAGGAATTGGAGTTGGACTTTCCACAAAGATTCTCCCGCATAACTTCAACGAGCTTATTAATGCTTCTGTAGCCCATTTAAAAGGAAAAAGATTTGAGATTTATCCGGATTTTTTAACAGCCGGTTATCTTGATGTATCAGAATACAATGATGGCCATAGAGGCGGAAAAGTAAGAGCAAGAGCAAAGATCACACAGACGGATAAACATATGCTGGTGATCTCCGAACTTCCCTATTCTAAAACCACGAGCGATCTGATCGATTCTATCTTAAAAGCGAATGAAAAAGGAAAGATCAAGATCAAAAAAATTGAAGACAATACGTCCGATAAAGTAGAGATCCTGATCCATATTCATAATGATGTTTCTCCGGATAAGACGATTGATGCCTTGTATGCTTTCACAGACTGCCAGGTAACGATTTCTCCGAATGCCTGTGTGATTGTTGGCGATAAACCAATGTTCATGAATGTTTCCGATATTCTTAAAACTAATACGGATCATACGGTTTCCCTGTTGAAAAAAGAACTTGAGATAGAACTTCATGAGCTTCAGGAAAGCTGGCATTTCTCTTCGTTGGAAAGAATCTTCATCGAAAACAGAATCTATCACGATATCGAAGAAGTGAAGAGTTGGGAAGAGGTGTTAAAAACCATTGATAAAGGGTTGAAACCTCATACGAAACACCTTTTAAGAGCCGTAACAGAAGAAGATATTCTAAGATTAACGGAGATCAGAATCAAGAGAATTTCAAGATTTGATTTAGATAAATTTAAAGAAAACATTGCCTCTCTTGAAGGGAAAATAGAGCAGGTAAAATACCACCTTGCGAATCTGATCGCTTATGCGATTGAGTATTATCTGAATATACAAAAGAAATACGGAAAAGATAAGCAGAGAAAAACAGAATTGAGAATCTTTGATACCATTGATGCAACAAAAGTAGCCGTAGCGAATGAGAAATTCTATGCCAACTTTGAAGAAGGGTTCATTGGGACATCATTGAAGAAAGATCAGTATTTATTTGATTGTTCGGATATTGATGATATCATTATTTTCAGAAAAGATGGTAGCATGAAGGTGGTAAAAGTAGAAGCTAAGACATTTGTAGGAAAAGATATTCTCCACGTTGCCATCTGGAAGAAAAATGATAAGCGAACGGTCTATAACATGATTTACCGTGAAGGTAGAGAAGGTCCTTATTATATGAAACGTTTCTCTGTAACAGGAGTCACAAGAAATACAGACTATCCGCTAGCTTCAGATAAAAAAGGTTCAGAGACATTGTATTTTTCAGCCAACCCGAATGGGGAAGCAGAAACGGTTACGGTTCTTTTAAAACCAAACCCAAGAATCAGAAAGAATAAAATGGAGATCAATTTCTCTGATCTGGCTATTAAAGGCCGTGATTCTAAAGGGAATTTGGTAACGAAATATGCCGTGAAGAAAGTAGACCTTAAAGAAGAAGGCGTTTCTACACTGGCTCCAAGAAAGATCTGGTTGATGATACGGTAAGAAGACTGAATGCTGATGCAAGAGGTACCTTGTTAGGAAATTTCAAAGGAGATGACAGAATATTAACCATCAATACCAATGGCGAGGTAAAATTGGTTTCATTTGATCTTGGGAACCGTTTTGATGATGAATATCTGGTATTGGAAAAATGGAAGCCGGAACAACCTATTACGTGTATCTACTATGATGGGGAAAAGGATATTTATTTCATCAAGAGATTCTTGTTAGAGAATACGGTGAATGTCCAGATCTTTATGCCATCCGAGCACCCGAAATCGTTCATAGAGAATGTAATCGTAGCGAATGATGTCACCGCAGAAATTATTTTTGCTAAAGATAAAGGTAAAGAACGTGATTCGGAAACCATTAATATCGACGAATTTATTGCGGTAAAAGGAATAAAAGCAATTGGTAATCAGTTTACCAAATTTAAAGTAAAAGCCATCAATATTACCATTCCTGAACCTGTAGAAGAGGAGCCGGAGGTATATGAAGATCCTGAACCAACAGGAGATATAGATGAAGACGGAGGCGTTATTGGTGATCTGTTCAGGAAGATGGAGAAATGAGAACAGAATAGATACTATAAACATATTATAAGGATACAATAAAAAACATCAGATGGATATATTGGTTTTAATTATTATTGCAGTCACTTGTGTATTCAGTTACATGGGATTCAACAATCCGGGTTTATTTGAAAAATATAAATTCAATGTTGGAGCGATTGCAAACCGTAAAGAATATATAAGGCTCATCAGTTCTGCATTTTTACATGCAGACTTTATGCACCTGTTTTTTAATATGCTTTCCTTGTACTTCTTTCAGGGGGTAGTGGTTCAAATGTTTGGAGAAATAGGGTTTTTGATTATCTATTTTGGATCGATGATCCTTGGAAACCTATTCAGCTTACAGATATATCAGAAACAACCATGGTATTCGGCTATCGGAGCATCCGGAGCTGTTTCGGGAATTATTTTTGCATCCATAGCCATGGCTCCCAATGAGATCAGTGTCAACTTCTTGCCGGGATGGCTGTTTGGAACATTGTATTTCGGATATTCCGTATATATGATGCTAAATCCAAAGCAATGGGATAATCTGGGACATGCTGCTCACCTTGGAGGAGCATTTTTCGGGCTTATTTACTCAATTCTTCTGCATCCGCAACAAGCAATGAGTAATATTCTCTATCTTGGAGTAATGTCATTACCATTGATTTATCTGGGATATCAGATTTTTATAAAGAAAAGGATCAATTAAAAGAATGAAAAAAACTATAAACCTACTTTTAGTGCTTGTAAGTAATTATTTTTTAGCACAAAATGATTTTACACTAATCACTCCTAAACCTTCAGATTCTAAAGCCAATAAAATTGTTTTTTCCAACAATAGCTTAGGGTATATTATCAATAGTAATAAAGAATTGTTATCTACTAATAATAAAGGAGTTACCTGGAATGTTAAACAGAAATTGAATTTTTTCCCACGCGATATAAAATTCAGAAATAATATAGGATTTATTGTAGGAGACAATACGGTTCTCCGCTCTGATGATTATGGGGTGACCTGGAATCCTGTAAATACTTATGGATTTTTATTAAACTCTATCAATTTTATCAATGATGATGTGGTGTATATTTCCGGACAGACGCAGACATTAAAATCTTCGGATAAAGGACTTACGTTTCCTGTTAATACAACCATGTATAATATGTCGGCAGCCATTACGGTCTTTACAGATGCTAATACAGCTAACGTTGCGACTTATGATGGAAGGTTACTGAGAACAGTAGATGGAGGAAACAGTTGGGTAACTGTTTATTCTGATTCAAGTTCAAATAATGGGTTTTACTCTGTTGTTTTTCCATCCCAAAATGTAGGATATGCAAACAAAGGCTTTGGAAATATGCTTAAGACTACTGATGGTGGGCAGACCTGGACTACTTTAAGCGAGAGTATCTATTATAGAGAAGCATACGGGATGCAGTTTTTTGATGAAAACAATGGGTTTACAGTAGGAGATGGCGGTGCCATCTATAAAACAACAAATGGAGGTACTTCATGGCAATGGATTAGTTCGTCTCCAACATTTGTCTATGGTGATGATTATGATTTAAACGGACTGTATTTTTTTGATACTCAAAATGCTATTTGTGTTGGAAATAACGGTAGAATCATAAAAACCCAAAATGGAGGCACAACCTGGTCCAATTATTCACCCACTTACGATATTATTAATGAACTACATTTTACAGATGCTAATAATGCGTATATGAAAACAGATAGGGGAGGTTTTTTCAAAACATCAAATGCCGGAGACTCCTGGGAGAAAGTCCAATATCCTCCTCACCAGTCTTATAGTCATAAATTTTCTTTCCTGAATGAAAATGTAGGATACTCAATTGGAGCCAACCAGGGAGTTGTATACAAAACAACAAATGGAGCTCAAAGCTGGGTAGCAAGCCCGGTTATTCAATATGAGCCATTGTATGCTGTAAGCTTCCTGAATGAAAATGTAGGCTATGTAAGTGGTGGATATGATACATCAAATAAAGGAATATATAAAACAGTAGATGGAGCATCTACATGGCAGAAAATCTCAAATATGAGATTTTCCAGTTTTAAATTTTTCAATAATAATGTAGGTTTCGGAGTTGTATCAGGATCTTTGGGAAAGCTATATAAAACTTTGGATGGAGGAATTACCTGGAATATATGCCTTAATGAAGGTACTTCGAGCATATATTATGATATTCTGAATGAAAACCAGATCTTTCTGCAAGGGGATAATGGTAATTTCTTTAAATCAAATGACGGAGGAAATACATGGATGAAGCTTCAAACACCTTCTTATGGTTTTGATAAAATTAAATTTGTAAATCAGAATACAGGGTATGTTGCAAATAAAGAAATGGTATATAAAACGGAAGACGGTGGAACTACCTGGAATATGATTTTAAATAATAACTACGATTTTGATATAATAACATTGGAAGTTGGTGGTGATTATTTATATTTGTCTGGTAATGGAGGTAGAGTTTATAAATATTCGTTAGGCTTCTTATCTGCGAGTGAGGTTGGGGTAAATAGTAACAACATTAAAATCTATCCTAATCCTGCAACAGATTATGTTACAGTAAGCTCTAAGAAGAAAATAAAAGAGATCAAATTGATTGATATTTCAGGGAAAACGCTAAAAACCGTTATAAATACACCCCAAATCAATGTATCTGAGTATCATCCGGGAATGTACTTTATGGAGATAATTTTTGGTGACAACACCAAGCAAGTAACCAAAATTATCAAAAAATAGCGGGATATATTTAAGATAATAAAAACCAATGAACACATCAGAATTCAACAGTTTCATCGTGATACTTATCTATGGTTCATTGGTTTTGCTTTCTCTGCTGAACATTGCCAATCCTTTAAAAGTAAACCGAAAAGCCAACTTCTGGTTCGGGATCTTTCTTTTTCTCTGGTCTACCTTCTGGATGGATGAAGTTCTTTTCCTGATAACAGGTTCAATGATCGAATTTCATTCCCTTTTTCTGATTCGACTTATACAATATCTCACCCCCATCTTTTTTTACTTCAGTGTATTATTTTACACCAATCCTTCTTTTACCTTTAAAATAACGGATGTGAAATTTTTGCTGTTTCCAGCAGCATTCCTGGTTTGCCTTGTATTGTCAAGTCTTGGTTATACCACTCCTTTTGAATTTCTGAGCATTATTTTGATCCTGATTCAGGCGTTATTCTATACTGTACTTTCTTATATTACGATCAGAAAACACCAACAGAAAATTCAGCAGTTCTCTTCCAATACAGAAGGAATCAATCTGAACTGGCTCGAATACATTATTCTGGTAATTCTTGCGGTAAACATTATCTATGTCGTTTACAATCTGTTTTATGATCCCAAATCATTAAACTTTTTTATCAATGCAGTATTCCTATTAGTTATTTACTGTGTAGGATACTATTCTTTGAAACAAAAAGAAATTTATCCATTAGAAGAAAAACAACGGGAGGAATTGATCTCTATTGAGGATAATACAAATTCGGAAGAAGTAAAAAGAAACTAATTCCTGATGAAGAACTTATCAAGATCAAAATGCAGCTTGAAAGCATTATGGAAATCCAGAAACCTTACCTGGATAGTGAGTTGAATCTTATCAAGCTGGCAGAAATAGTATCCGTTTCTACCCATCATTTGTCTTATGTGATTAACACCGGTTTCCAAAAGAACTTTTTCCAGTATGTAAACGAGTACAGAGTGGAGTATGCTCAAACACTTCTGAAGGATTCCAACAGCAAACTATCCATTCTTGGAATTGCTTACGAATCAGGGTTTAATTCCAAGACATCTTTTAATACAACCTTTAAAAAATTGACCGGACAAACTCCGTCTGAGTTTAAAAATAGGTTCTGATTTATAAACTTTTACTTTTTGTGATTATTTAAGTGCTTGGTTTTTAATTATTTAAATACGTTCTGCAATTTTTGTTGAAAATAAGTTCGTCCAGATAACTCGGAACATTAAAAAGCTCCTCTCATGATAGCTTTGTACTGTAAAATTTAATCTTATGGATACTAAAGAATCATACGCTGTGGTAACAGGAGCAAGCCAAGGACTGGGCAAAGCCTTTGCTGAAAATCTGGCCCGGAAAAATATCAATGTCATTTTGGTAAGTCTTCCCAACCAGAACTTAAAAGAACTTACTCATAGACTTGAGGAGATATACCGTATAAAAGCTCATTATTATGAAGTGGATCTTTCGGTTAATGAAAATGTGATGAAGCTTACAGAATGGCTTAATTCGTCTTTTCATATTCATATTCTGATCAATAATGCAGGACTTGGAGGTACCAGAAAGTTCACCGAAGCAACTTCAGATTATATCAATACCATTCTGCAGGTCAATGTAACCGCTACATCATTGATTACCCATCAGCTGCTACCCAATCTTTTAAAACAACCCAAAGCTTATATTTTAAATGTTTCCAGCATGGCCGCATTTTCTCCGATAGGGTTTAAAACCGTATATCCTGCTTCTAAAAGCTTTATCCATTCTTTTTCCAGAGGTTTGCATGAAGAATTGAAAGGCACTAGTGTTTTTGTAAGCGTGGTGAATCCGGGTGCCATGAAAACTAACGCAGATGTCTGCAAGAGAATTGAAAAACAGGGCTTATTTGGAAGATTGACGCTTTTAAATCCTGATAAAGTGGCAGCAAGATGTATTCAACGGTTATTTAAAAAAGATTCCGTAATTATGGTCAACCCAATAAGCTGGCTGATGATGAAGATTCTTCCGATATGGATAAAACTTCCTCTCATGACCCAAGCCATTAAAAGAGAGATCGAAGCATGAAAAAAGTTTTTGTAACCGGAGCCACAGGGCTTCTGGGAGCTAATGTTATCATTAAATTATTACAAGATGGTTATTCTGTTATTGCTCTGGTGCGCCAGAAAAGCAAATATCTGGGTGAAGAAAATGAAAACTTGACATTGATTGAAGGGAGCCTGATTTCTGATCTCTCTTCATACCTTACCAATATTGACTGTATTATTCATATGGCTGCAGAAACGAACCAAAACCTGATTCGTTATGAAGATTATAGAAAAATAAATTACGATATCACTATAAAGCTCTTCTCCCAGGCAGAAGCTTGTGGAGTCAGACGATTTCTGTTGGTAAGCTCAGCTAACACCATAGGATATGGAAGTGAAAAAGAACCAGGAAATGAGAAAGCACTTCAAAAATATCCTTTTACAGACTCCTTTTATGCGCAGAGCAAGTTGGAAGCTGAAAATTATCTTTTAGAAAACCGTAAAAATACAGGAGTCATTATTCTGAATCCCACATTTATGATCGGAGCTTATGATACAAAACCAAGTTCCGGGAAACTGATTTTCTGGGCCTGGAAAAAGAATCTGGTATTTTATCCGAAAGGAGGGAAGAACTTTGTACATGTGGAAGATGCTGCC
This is a stretch of genomic DNA from Chryseobacterium tructae. It encodes these proteins:
- a CDS encoding methionine aminotransferase; this encodes MIQLPLSKLSNVGTTIFSQMTQLANENEAINLSQGFPDFMPDSELLNYVDHFVKKGFNQYAPLGGMIGLKEEIARKIENSHQTTYHPDSEITVTAGGTQAIFTAIAAFIKKEDEVIIFEPAYDCYEPTVELFGGIVKRFEMKAPDYEIDWNVVKNLISEKTKMIILNNPNNPSGKILKEQDIQELIQLVKDTSILILSDEVYENIVFDGKQHLSICKYPELKERCLLVASFGKLFHVTGWKVGYCAAPKALTDEFRKVHQFNVFCVNTPIQLALAEYMKNDEHYIHLNQFFQEKRDFLRKGLSGTSFELLDCEGTYFQAVKYSKISDKNDFDFASELTITHKVASVPFSSFYKNKLNENVIRLCFAKKQETLERALENLSKL
- a CDS encoding DUF2867 domain-containing protein codes for the protein MKIKRIEFPARSILSQGKEKFDYVDSFEGGLVGNGQNFDITQIGKAFFTSSPKWGKKMFAFRNKVVRLFGLKTGEKVDPVTESDSFTCEVGERIGLFKVFNKTNNEIILGEDDKHLDFRISLLFDKNQGGQDENALTISTTVKFHNWLGVLYFLPVRPFHQLIVPAMLKNIIVQLESTPS
- a CDS encoding DNA topoisomerase IV subunit B — its product is MSQEINPTYSEDNIRTLDWQEHIRLRPGMYIGKLGDGSSADDGIYILLKEILDNSIDEFRMRSGKRIEIKLDDGKVTIRDFGRGIPLGKVVDAVSKMNTGGKYDSKAFKKSVGLNGVGTKAVNALSEYFRVRSFRDGKMKVAEFSRGMIKENFDEKETSDRNGTEISFIPDGEIFLHFKYRKEYIERMLRNYAYLNPGLKILFNGETYFSENGLKDLLEEELESDILYPIVHLKDEDIEVAITHSDKSQTETYFSFVNGQNTTQGGTHLNAFREAYVKTIREFFNKNFDASDIRKSIIAAISINVEEPVFESQTKTKLGSNDMGPNGPTVRTFIIDFLKSKLDNFLHKNPEIAEAIQRKILISERERKELSGIQKLARERAKKVSLHNKKLRDCRQHYNDQKAERKGDTQIFITEGDSASGSITKSRDVETQAVFSLKGKPLNCYGLTKKVVYENEEFNLLQAALNIEESLEDLRYNQVIIATDADVDGMHIRLLMITFFLQFFPDLIKNNHLYILQTPLFRVRNKKETRYCYSEAERVKALNDLGKNPEITRFKGLGEISPDEFKHFIGKDIRLEPVVIGKDQTIDQLLEFYMGKNTPDRQTFILENLVVEDDSDIDKKHILDEVSS
- a CDS encoding rhomboid family intramembrane serine protease, translated to MDILVLIIIAVTCVFSYMGFNNPGLFEKYKFNVGAIANRKEYIRLISSAFLHADFMHLFFNMLSLYFFQGVVVQMFGEIGFLIIYFGSMILGNLFSLQIYQKQPWYSAIGASGAVSGIIFASIAMAPNEISVNFLPGWLFGTLYFGYSVYMMLNPKQWDNLGHAAHLGGAFFGLIYSILLHPQQAMSNILYLGVMSLPLIYLGYQIFIKKRIN
- a CDS encoding YCF48-related protein, which codes for MKKTINLLLVLVSNYFLAQNDFTLITPKPSDSKANKIVFSNNSLGYIINSNKELLSTNNKGVTWNVKQKLNFFPRDIKFRNNIGFIVGDNTVLRSDDYGVTWNPVNTYGFLLNSINFINDDVVYISGQTQTLKSSDKGLTFPVNTTMYNMSAAITVFTDANTANVATYDGRLLRTVDGGNSWVTVYSDSSSNNGFYSVVFPSQNVGYANKGFGNMLKTTDGGQTWTTLSESIYYREAYGMQFFDENNGFTVGDGGAIYKTTNGGTSWQWISSSPTFVYGDDYDLNGLYFFDTQNAICVGNNGRIIKTQNGGTTWSNYSPTYDIINELHFTDANNAYMKTDRGGFFKTSNAGDSWEKVQYPPHQSYSHKFSFLNENVGYSIGANQGVVYKTTNGAQSWVASPVIQYEPLYAVSFLNENVGYVSGGYDTSNKGIYKTVDGASTWQKISNMRFSSFKFFNNNVGFGVVSGSLGKLYKTLDGGITWNICLNEGTSSIYYDILNENQIFLQGDNGNFFKSNDGGNTWMKLQTPSYGFDKIKFVNQNTGYVANKEMVYKTEDGGTTWNMILNNNYDFDIITLEVGGDYLYLSGNGGRVYKYSLGFLSASEVGVNSNNIKIYPNPATDYVTVSSKKKIKEIKLIDISGKTLKTVINTPQINVSEYHPGMYFMEIIFGDNTKQVTKIIKK
- a CDS encoding helix-turn-helix domain-containing protein; its protein translation is MEIQKPYLDSELNLIKLAEIVSVSTHHLSYVINTGFQKNFFQYVNEYRVEYAQTLLKDSNSKLSILGIAYESGFNSKTSFNTTFKKLTGQTPSEFKNRF
- a CDS encoding SDR family NAD(P)-dependent oxidoreductase; translated protein: MDTKESYAVVTGASQGLGKAFAENLARKNINVILVSLPNQNLKELTHRLEEIYRIKAHYYEVDLSVNENVMKLTEWLNSSFHIHILINNAGLGGTRKFTEATSDYINTILQVNVTATSLITHQLLPNLLKQPKAYILNVSSMAAFSPIGFKTVYPASKSFIHSFSRGLHEELKGTSVFVSVVNPGAMKTNADVCKRIEKQGLFGRLTLLNPDKVAARCIQRLFKKDSVIMVNPISWLMMKILPIWIKLPLMTQAIKREIEA
- a CDS encoding NAD-dependent epimerase/dehydratase family protein, with translation MKKVFVTGATGLLGANVIIKLLQDGYSVIALVRQKSKYLGEENENLTLIEGSLISDLSSYLTNIDCIIHMAAETNQNLIRYEDYRKINYDITIKLFSQAEACGVRRFLLVSSANTIGYGSEKEPGNEKALQKYPFTDSFYAQSKLEAENYLLENRKNTGVIILNPTFMIGAYDTKPSSGKLIFWAWKKNLVFYPKGGKNFVHVEDAAIGILNAIENGRDGEKYLLANENLSYREFFNKVNRITHQKPVMIAIPNTFLSFLGWIGDGLRKLKIETNLSTSNMKALQIRNYYSHQKSIEEFRIQYQLIDKAIEDAVQYFIKSNKG